A segment of the Dehalococcoidales bacterium genome:
TTCCTGAATGAGAGTGAAATGAAGCAGTTAACCGGCGCCGTCGATTTCAGTTCCGGCGCCCGGCGCTGTATTGAACTGGGCTGCCGCATTGTCGCGGTCACTCTTGGTCAGGGCATACCCTACAAATCGGTCATGGCCACCAGCTACATCCGGACCGCCGAAAAAGAATACATTATCGAACCCGGCGATAAAAGCATAATATCGGCGCTTGACACCACCGGTGCCGGGGACGCCTTTGCCGCCGGTTTTCTCTACGGCCTTCTCAAGGATAAAGACATTGAGCAATGCGGCCGCTTGGGAGACACTGTCGCCCGGTTCTCCATCCGGAAAATAGGAGCCAGGGATGGACTACCCACCCTTGACGAACTGTCCCACCGCTACCATGAACTCTACCAGCGTGAGTTGTAGCTACTTCTTGGCCGCGTCCTGCGGTTTGCTCAGGATTTCATCAATGAGGCCGTACTCTACCGCCTGCTCAGGATTAAGGTAGAAATCACGGTCGGTATCATGGGTCACCTTGTCCAGCGGCTGGCCGGTGTGCCGGACGATGATATCCTTAATTACGTCCTGCTGACGGGCAATCTCACGGGCCGCAATCTGAATATCGGAAGCCTGTCCCTGAGCGCCGCCGATCGCCTGGTGCATGTGAATTGTTGAGTGCGGCAGGGCATAGCGCTTACCCTTGGCGCCGGAGCAGAGGAGCACAGTACCCATGCTAGCCGCCATGCCGACGCAGATGGTGGACACATCAGGACGAATCAGCTGCATGGTGTCATAAATAGCCAGCCCGGAGGTGATGACCCCACCCGGACTCTGAATGTACATACTGATGTCTTTGTCCGGGTCTTCCCGTTCCAGGTATAGAAGCTGAGCGATGATAGTGTTCGCCACAGGGTCAGAAATCGGGGTGAATAACATGACGATACGCTCTTTTAACAGCAGAGAGTATATGTCCCAGAACCGCTCGCCTCTTGGCCCGGTCTCAACCACGCCGGGGATAATATCCATCGGATTAATATTCATTTTGCCTCCTTATCCCGTTTTTTCCTTGGTTTCTTTGTCTCTTTAGCCATATCTACCAGTCTTTGCACCGCTTTCTGGGTAATCAATGTCTGCCTGATTGACTCGCGGGTCTGTGCGGTATTCAGAATCTTCTTCAATTCCTCCTTTTTATCACCGCTACTGGCTACCATTTTATCAATTTCAGCGTCAATTTCCGAATCATCCGCCTCAATCTTCTCTTCTTCAACAACCTTGCCCAGTACCAGAGATCGGGTGACCCTGGTGATAGCTACAGGACGCAACTCTTCATGCAGCTCCTCCTCCGTCTTATTGACACTGCTCAGGTACTGTTCCAGAGTCTGGTCGCCCCGCTGGAAGCGCTGGTCAATAATCCGGTGAATCTCCGCTTCTATCAGAATCGGGGGGAACTCTACCTCAGATAGCCCAACAACGCCGTCAATCACCCGTTCTTCAAAGTCCATTCTGGCCCTCTCTTCAGCCCTGAGCGTCATATCAGCGGCGACACGCTCCCGGAGCGCAGCCAGGGTCTCATACTCGGGGTTGACCAGTTTAGCCAGCTCGTCATTGAGCTCGGGGAGTATTTCCTGCTTGACCCCGGTTACCTTTACTTTGAAGTGAGGCTCTTTCCCGGCCAGTTCCGGGCGGGGATATTCCGCCGGAATCTGTAGCGTGAACTCCTTTTCCGCACCGCTTTTCATCCCGACAAGCTGCTCGGCTAATCCCGGCGCGGGGAAAGTGAAATCGCGAAGTACCTGGAACTGGGCGCCCTGCTGGTTAATGAAAGGCTGGCCATCGATACTGCTCTCGACATCAAGCACGGCCAGGTCATTAAAGTCCACCGGGCGCTCCACCGGCTCCCAGGTGGCGTGCTGATGACGCAGCTGCTCCATAACGGCGTCAATATTCTCATCGGTTACCGTCACCGACTCCGGCGAGAGCTTGACCTGATGGTAATCACCAAGCTTAACCTCAGGTCTTAACGGTACCGTAGCCGTAAACACTACCGGCTCGGTCCCGGTTATTTCAATCTGCGGCTGAGCAATAGCCTCGATCTCCTGCTCGGCGATAGCCTTCTGATAAGCCTCAGGAACCAGACTATTGAGCGCATCCTCCAGCAGGCTCTCTTTACCGATATGGCGTTCCAGTACCGCCCGTGGCGCCTTGCCCACCCGGAAACCGGGGATTTTGGTCCTCGTGACCAGGCGCCGGTAAGCCTTCTCCATGGACTCCGCCACCTCTTCCGGTTCCATCTCAATGGTCAGGAACACCTGCCTGTTTTCAGTTTTCTCGTTGGTTACTTTCACTATCCCTCCATTTGCCTGACGCCGTGCTTTTCCCGATAATAATTTAAGAAGCCGTCAATACTCATCGGCACATCGTGTTTCGCCATATAATCATAGAGAGCAGGCCACC
Coding sequences within it:
- a CDS encoding ATP-dependent Clp protease proteolytic subunit; protein product: MNINPMDIIPGVVETGPRGERFWDIYSLLLKERIVMLFTPISDPVANTIIAQLLYLEREDPDKDISMYIQSPGGVITSGLAIYDTMQLIRPDVSTICVGMAASMGTVLLCSGAKGKRYALPHSTIHMHQAIGGAQGQASDIQIAAREIARQQDVIKDIIVRHTGQPLDKVTHDTDRDFYLNPEQAVEYGLIDEILSKPQDAAKK
- the tig gene encoding trigger factor; this translates as MKVTNEKTENRQVFLTIEMEPEEVAESMEKAYRRLVTRTKIPGFRVGKAPRAVLERHIGKESLLEDALNSLVPEAYQKAIAEQEIEAIAQPQIEITGTEPVVFTATVPLRPEVKLGDYHQVKLSPESVTVTDENIDAVMEQLRHQHATWEPVERPVDFNDLAVLDVESSIDGQPFINQQGAQFQVLRDFTFPAPGLAEQLVGMKSGAEKEFTLQIPAEYPRPELAGKEPHFKVKVTGVKQEILPELNDELAKLVNPEYETLAALRERVAADMTLRAEERARMDFEERVIDGVVGLSEVEFPPILIEAEIHRIIDQRFQRGDQTLEQYLSSVNKTEEELHEELRPVAITRVTRSLVLGKVVEEEKIEADDSEIDAEIDKMVASSGDKKEELKKILNTAQTRESIRQTLITQKAVQRLVDMAKETKKPRKKRDKEAK